A region of the Arachis hypogaea cultivar Tifrunner chromosome 15, arahy.Tifrunner.gnm2.J5K5, whole genome shotgun sequence genome:
TGGAATCCACATTACAAATTCGTCTCTTCTTTTCATCTTACCCACTCCACTTGGTAAATGCGGTGTAGCATGCAGTGATGGCATGTTTCATTTGGCAATGCCACCTGATGTATTTTGATCAATGGTTATCGTGGTCATTACCAGCGCATGTTCCAAACATGATGGAGATCTAGTGTTGAATCATCCTATGTTGTCGATTTAGAGAGAAATTAAGACCATCTCGAGTAGGGAACTCATCCCAATTCGTATTTATAGTCTATCTGTCATAAAATGTAACTCCATAccagcttttgcgtcataaacagtaaataggaactcaaagcatctctctcttctccattaagaataactaattttagtctCTGTTGTGGTctctcttaattaattaaataaaatacttaaaattaatataattaatttttttaataaaattatttaaatttataaatttaaaaataattcactattaaaagatattaatattaaataaatttatatataacaataatacacaatatataattcgagattacactaatttgtaaaattacttaatacaaagaaaaacataattaaactctatagttgacgacaaacattgtgaaattgccatatgtgttcaatcaagtcctctttcaattgtttatgctgctgcctatttcgaagttgggcatttctttgaagaaattgatggtatggtgcaaattgcaaaatcttcttctcccaactgaggttgtgataagccattttcGACATCATCATACTCTAAACCTTAAGCAAAATTTCCTGCATAAGTATCTCTTTTATCCTCAACAAccatattatgcaatataatacaagctctcattatgttggcaagtttcttcttttcccaaaagcgagctggaccacgtataattgcaaagcatgcttgcaacactccgaatgctcgctccacatcttttctttgcccttcttggtattgtgcaaataacttgcgtttctccccttgtggctttgagattgatttgacaaatgtgACTCATTCAGGATAAATACTGTCTGTTAAATAGTATCTCATAGTATAATTATTACtattaatagtataatttacctCCAGAGCACGATCATTTAGAATATCATCGAATATTGGAGAACGATCTAACACGTTGATATCGTTATTTGAACCAGAAACTCCAAAGAACGCATGCCATATCCAAAGGTCTGAAGATGCTACAACCTCAAGTACTATGATTGCAACCCCacgataaccactcatgtacatacCTTTTTCACGTCTTTGGACAATTTTTTCATTGccaatgcatgcagtcaatgctacCCAACATGCCAAGAAAGCCATGACCCTCCGCCATTTGTAGTAGGCGTCGTACATCATTTGGATTTGATTTTCACAAGTATTCATCTTCGAACACCAAAATGACATCTTCAACAAATTTTTCCAAGCATTCAATTGTAGTGCTCTCGCCTAtgcgcacataatcatcaacTGCTACGCCATATGCTAACATCTGTATCGCAGCGGTACATTTTTGGAGTGGTGACAAGCCTCTTCTTCCAATTGCATCAACCCTGTGTTGGAAATACGGATAAACGTTTGAGAGACCGTCTACTATCCGAAGAAACATATGTCTTCTCATTCGAAATCTCCGTCGAAAAATGTCAGCATTATATACCGGTTCATTTGCAAAGTAATCTTAGAAAAAGCGATCATGTCTTGCTTTTCAATCTCTGTTGATCCATCTACGAGGAGTTAGGATAGAGTTTCTatcgatatcttcttcttctgaatctttgAGTAAACACTCATCGATCCAATTATCTATGAGTGTGTTATCTTGTCGTCTTCTTTTGCCATACAAAAcctcattaaacatatcatcaaaatttctagccgtatttagaaatgtaatttttaattctctttgGAGGTGAGAAGCAAGAGTTGAAGTGGAGTTGCAGAGTCAttgatagttgatatttataagtATGTCTGCAATAAGTACCTACTCCTCAACGGCTAGTTTTACAACGGCTACTTAACGAGTAGTTTTGCAACGGCTATTTAACGGCAAGTTTTTTTTGTCTAAATTTAAAACAGCTAGTTTTACAGGTCACTTTCATGAACAATAACAGcacaataatattgactaatttgAAAAGTTAcatcagaaataaataaaacagactaCATCACATACTAGTAATAAGCACaaaaataagaacatactacataactctacgaattcaaggaaccattaagtaaaccacttagcgattattttctcacatgcaaTCTCATGAAGAGCTCGTCGTTTTTCACTCATTGTAAACATGTCAGCATTAAGTATTTGCCTATccattttcctttctctttccttagccatcctttccatttttctttcttttgcatttatctccatttctttaaTATACTTCTGAGTTTATAATTCTTGTTCTTTAATTGCCGCTTGAGCTTGTAATTCTTATTCTTTCATTGCCGCTTGAATTTATAACTCTTTCTCTTTTATTGCCATAATCTTTGCTCTACGTTTCCtatcctcttctctttctttttccctattcattagttccttttctctaacattcttaatatcttccatgagagataattttttaacaacaaataattttttttcgctAAAATCTTCAAATATTTGTGCTTTTTCCTTACCTTTTCGcttgctcttttttttatccttgtGGGCGAACGGGAGAGTCCACACCAGATTCGTTAGCCAACGGTGTTTCTGGgtttgatgaggatgagtatGCTCCAGTTGCACTAACATTGGTTCTCTTTGAGCCGCCACTCTGTGTAGGTAGCTGGCTTCTCCATTTTTATTCCAACCGAAGCATGTTCCAATGCTTCTCAAAAGTGAATTTTTGACCATAATTTGTGGAATAAAGTTTATAGGCCAACTCCTTTATATCATCAGCGTTTGAACCACTCCTAATGTTTCGACTAGCTTGATCATAGCAATTAGCAAATTGTGCAATAGCCTTGTTGATCTTATACCATCGTTTCTTACATGCAACTACCCCCTTGTCATGTCGGAGCGAAATTCTACACAGTAGCTATAAATTCGACTCCAAAATGTTTTCCCCTTTTGATCGATACCAACTATAGGGTCAGTTGAAACATTTAACCATGCACTGATCAGCATCTCATCCTCTTTTCAATGCCAATATTGAATAGGAGTCTGAGAGGTCGATAGCGTGTAATCCACGAGAGTTGACAAAATCTAAATATTCTAAATTTAGACTAGATTGTATAGGAGTCTGAAAGGATgggttagaagagccaccaacaccaGATGAGTTACGTCTTGATGCACTGAATTGAGTTAGAAACGACAAGGAAGTTGGAGTAACATTTTCGATAGAGGggttaaatatggatgaaaatggaaaatatggtgtttgtgaattttgattttgcagttggaatataggaaattgattattataaggagtttaaaaattgaaattagaaagattttgtggatttggattttgaaatgtattcggtagtgtgaagttttgatttggaacttgagagtttgaggtttgagattgttggatatttggaatttgagaaaaattttgtaagtaattgaagaaagagttgcgttagtttggatccattttttcgaacaaaaaaaaaatattatcagaTCTTTGATTTCATAAACttggaagaaaatgaagaagagtagtagaaagtgtgagaatagaagtgaatctaagtggtatatatagaataacaaaatattaatttattaataataacggtaaTATGGTAACGACTAGTTTTCAATGACTAATTCTGCAACGGCTAATTTTGCAATGGCTAATTTTAATAATGtggttagtattttaaattttaaaatttaaaataatcaacCCAACCAACAATTATTTTGTAAGgtgtaaaattaaatttattttttaacataaataatattcaatattaattatgacataaataattaatataaattattaattaaataaaaatttaattatttaatctaattaattattataattattaataaattaattatgatttaattattatttaaataattaatataaattattaattaaataaaaatataattatttaatataattaattaaatttttatataattatttatttaaataataacttgTCATTCGCTATCCCAAGTCTCCATTAAGAGAGATTCATTTCTATTAAAAATTGTATGAGGACCTACTCCATCTCTCTCCAACGATTGGAGACTCAATTtatcagaaaaaataaaaaaggaattcAGTGTTGGTGTTGCTCTAAGGGTACAtttggtttttgtttttattttcagcattttttatttttaaaattttataaaaaaaataaaaacaataaaaaaaattttattttttatttttttataaaattcaaaaaatagaaaatactgaAAACAAAAACACGAATCAAATACACCCTAAAAATGTTGCTAGTTTCTTTCATTCTTATGAACTCTTTGACTTTATTGTACTACTATGTGCTTTCCACAAGTGCTCAAACAGTCAAACATTAACCTTTAAATTAAATATTGCAGAGATTTGCATGTGAATTGTGTCATATTTAACTAATTAGATGAGATCTCCATATTTGTGTTTGAGAATATAGATAACTTATACCAATCTTTGGTGTTAGTGTCATGATGAGTTAGTTACCACAAAAATGTCACCCAAAGGTCAACAACAAGAGATCTAACTACAAGATTTCATAATCACCTCATCTTCTTCGCCTTCTATAAGATCTTGTCCATTACCTACACTGCTACACATACTTGACTCTCCTACCACATTGATTGGCATTGCTACATTGAATAAAGAgaaatattagaaaattattaaaatttattatttttagttaataatatttaaaagtatagattataatttaaaaatatattattggattgttaaaaaaaatattagattaataactaaaaatacttaaaaaaataataaattctgttgGTAATTTAAgatatgcattttttattttttatattagattGATAATGGTATTTTTTTTGGATTATAGATTACTAAGGTGTTAATTCTAaaggaaagtatgaggagccaatggaatatctgtacaatgtgtataatggaggtttatggagtattagagatataatcattagtgttaccttttttcaTCAGTTAAAACTTTTggaatgagtggtatcatgacatagtATTAGAGCGCTAGATTCAAAAGGTCAATAGTTCGATttttggtgaaccccaaaattagtttaattttttgggaagatgtttattattcctagtactcggatgattattctaaatagtatgagagatgttcattttataactcaatacacattgtacaaataatccgtgttcattttataactcaatacacattgtacaaataatcCGTTATGTCTCTAGTGGGATCCTAATTTTAAATATAACACTATTTAATTTAGGTTTAGGATACAGAAATTGAACCTTCTAATTTTTGAGAggtataaaaatcaaattatcaaACTCTCtgattttaaaaagtataaaaatcaaACCCTCTTTttgctcaaatcaaattttctgatttccatttcaaaaaaaaaatcagaataatTTCTATACcttctataattttaaaaatactaaaaatcataataaaatatatcaaCCATCTCATGtctactaaaaaaaaaatttagcctCAATATATACTTTCAATAAAGAGAGATAGATGGTCCTTatccttattattattaggaCAACAAATCAGAGAGGAAAGATGGCTTAGTTGTAACCTTGTAGGTGGGTCGTAACTTCATTTTACgcaaatgtattttttttaaaggtgGATTTTTTTTCAACTTTGGGCATGTTTaagatttttagttttttacgtAAACAATCAATTATTTCAGTGTCAATATCATAAATGATTTATTAAATATTCAATCACAAATACTTCTTTAAAAACAAACCGGTTTTTGTCTCGTTCAAATTATTGAAGTTCAGGTATTATCCATAGTTCAAACTTCAAAGaccttaattgttagcaaggtgtTATTATCAGATCCTTCGCCGTTCGAAATTGTTGGAAGCATGATAAGCGAGACACGTGGACTACAGTCCCACTCAAATATGTTTATCAGAATAAAATATAtcgaataatttttaattaattaacatttacattttttatttaaaaaaattaattacttaatattattCGCTAATCACCAATCACATGCTACCAATTTACAAAAGAGAAGATAGAAGAATTAAAGGAGTGCGAAGTGTGAGAAGTGAGAACCCCGATTTATCCATCCCCAATAAATGAAACGTAAACACATTCCAAAATTAAATATCTGATTATTCTGTGTAgccagaagagaagagaagagtgcAGTTTGTCTTTGTGGCGCACACTGTTTATTCTCTCTGCTATtgcgctctctctctctccactctCTGGCTAGCTACTACTACTTCTTCTTCTACCTACCCAAACCCTAGTTTACTGAAATTGAGCTTCATGATTCGGTagacaaagaaaataaactaaaggaAGAGGTATTGGTTTATCACTATTAATAATAGCAatagtgataataataataattattcttgttgttattattattatgtacggTAACAGAGTGGCGGACGGTGCGGGCGTTGATCGCAGGAAGCGAATCAACGACGTTCTCGACAAGCACTTGCACCGATCCTCACCCTCCACTTCAACCTCCGCCTCTACTAGGCCTATCAAGGCCCaaatccaggcccaaatccaagccaacAACTCCGACGCCACACTCGAGGAATCGGAAACCGACACCGGGGGATCGGACGTTAGCGCCTCCGACGACGGGGAAGACACCTCGTGGATCGCGTGGTTCTGCAGCCTCAGAGGGAACGAGTTCTTTTGCGAGGTCGATGATGATTACATTCAGGACGATTTTAACCTTTGTGGTTTGAGCAGCCAAGTTCCTTATTACGATTATGCCCTTGACTTGATTCTTGACGTTGACTCCTCCCACGGTAACTAACTGTAACTCACGCCTTCTCTTCTGATGTTGAATCATATTTTGCATTTGGTTTGTTTGATTCATACTTAAATGTATAGGAGACATCTTTACAGAAGAACAAAATGAGTTGATTGAATCCGCCGCGGAGATGCTTTATGGTCTCATTCATGCCCGCTACATTTTAACAGGCAGAGGAATGGCTGCCATGGTATGATTCTTATTTCTTGTTCTAATTTATCTTGAGCTTCACCATGAGATATCCAACTGTTTTAACTGTGAAAGATGCATTGACTATCCAGTTAGTTTAAATCTTTTTGTGGTtataaatggtagtttactcttagCTGGAATTGAAGTTAGTAATGGTAATTGATCAAGTTCATTGGATTATGTTCTGTTATGTCATGTGCAGCTGGACAAGTACAAGAATTATGACTTTGGTAGGTGTCCAAGAGTTTACTGCTCAGGGCAACCGTGCCTTCCGGTGGGTCAGTCCGACATCCCTAGGTCGAGCACTGTAAAGATATATTGCCCCAGGTGTGAAGACATTTACTACCCGCGATCCAAGTATCAAGGTAGTATCCTTTTGTAGTTTCAAGTCTTGTGTTGGTGTTGAGCTCCTAGTTGCCAAGCTCTGTTTTTTATCTCCCACGCATGTGTCTGTTGATTCATATTTTGGCTTTTAGGAATTTCCAATTCCACATGTTTTTAAATTTACTTTATGTTCTTCTTTATTAACCAACAAGAAAGAAGGCATAAAGAGATGATAACCAATGCATGAATGAAGTTAGATGACAATAAAAGCAGCAAAACCTTTCCGTACCTGGTGTGAACAATTATAAGGAATTTTAGAAACACTTATGTCTATCAATGAATGTATTAAAGTGTGAATTCCAAACGTCTAACACCTCATAGGGTTTCAAGTTCATGATCTCATTTTCAGGCATGAAATTAGCACCAATGCAATGCACCAATATCTCAATGTGCTGTTTGATATTATGCTTCCTATATACAAAGATACTTGGTATAACATACCACTGAATCATACAGGGGACGGGGTTTTAATCCAtggatattttcttttttaactttGGAATGATTGCATGTTATTTCATATTTCATTATTTTGCACATATTTTTTGGTTCAATTATACGATGAACACTATAACCTGTACCCGAAGTTCCTTAACTGCATCTCTAGATATCGACGGAGCTTATTTTGGAACTACATTTCCTAACCTCTTCCTGATGACTTATGGTCATCTGAAGCCACAAAAGCCATCACAGAGCTATGTTCCAAGAGTTTTTGGTTTTAAAGTTCACAAGCCatgatgaagaattgaagatGGATGAAATTTCAAAGCTTGCAAACAAAAGTACGAGACGCCACATGCCTTGTTTTGCTTGCTGTCTCTGTTGTACTCCTCCTAGATTTCCAAATTAATACAATCTACATCACACTGTATTATTTATTTAGGAACATGTTGTAAAGTATATGCAGGCATGATTCGCAAGGCAATTAGTGTTCAATTTTGCTGTCAGCTTTGAATTCAGCGAGCTTTTGCAGACATTTTAATAGGTTATTTGGTTAGGTACGAAAATGCAACTATAATGGCATTACTTTTGTTTATTATAATTCCTTTATGGACTATGTACACACTAGAAAGGAAGTGGTGGAATTCCTTGTAGTTCATTATTAAGAATTGAATATGGGTTTTCCTTTATTGACTGTACAAGAAGGATGGGTTTCCTTTTCTGGTGACTAGACGAAGGCATGTGTTGTAGCCATGGGCGAGGGAGTTTGAGATAAGAGGGGAAAAATGTTATTGCCACACTTTTGGACAGGAACAGTTAATATGATAAGAGAGTATAATTATATTGAGTAAAGTACCGATCcagttcctttttttttctccGAATGACAACGTGTCTTCTGATAAAATAAACAATCTACTTCAGTTTCCGTCTTTGATCTCTGCCAGACAATGCGATTTTTCTGTTAGTACTACTATCATCTGATAATAGACGTTGCTGACATGTTATGTTAACAAGCTGAGTTAGATGTCAAGTGCCAACATAAAATGAATAGAGACTTATTTGTTCTTAAATATAAATTGGTCAAGAATTTGTTGTTTGTCTATATTCATTCAAATAAAATGATGTTGTTTTAACATCAAATTGGTCAAgagatttatttatatatttggtTACAATTCAGTTATATATTTAGGTACAATTCATTTAATCCTGTATTTGCTATTTCATCTTTATTGGTTTTATACGAGAAAAAAGAGTATAAATGCAAAGGTGTCCAAAATATTATGAAATATTGAATATCTAAACTTGTCTAAAGAAATTGGAGAAGAACTGAGAATGGTGAAATGGTGGTTACAGCTGGCTTCATAAGTGGTGTTGTATTATATTACCTCTTCCTGAAAATTTCTTAGAGGTTAagggttgtgtgtgtgtgtgtgtagtgCAAGCTGAATCGTTATATCAGTGTTAAGAGATGTACTTTATTGTTCCATATTGCATAGTTTGGTTTATGTATTGAGTTGAGAAAAGAACAAGGTAATAAGGACATGGAGAACTGAAAGATGGATATGCTGTGTCCTATATTAGGGCATTTGAGAGACATGGAAGATAGATGAAACCGATAGGGACAGCAAGGAGCAGCAAATGTTGGATAAGAACTAAGTAAAGGCCACCTACTGCAGTGCTATTACAGACTGGAGGCTTAGCTACTTTTGAGTTTTGAGTTTTATACCGCCTATGACAATAATTATACAACAAAAAGAAGACAATCAAATAGCTAATTAGGTACTTTGCAAAGTTGGATTTTCGTCCTTGCTAAGCTGGAGATATTGGGGTATATGGCACTTGGCACAATTGAATCACCTTGTGTTCTAGAAGATTCTTATCGTCAATGTGAGGTTACTTTGAAGACTGATTTGCAAGT
Encoded here:
- the LOC112747841 gene encoding putative casein kinase II subunit beta-4 isoform X3, whose protein sequence is MYGNRVADGAGVDRRKRINDVLDKHLHRSSPSTSTSASTRPIKAQIQAQIQANNSDATLEESETDTGGSDVSASDDGEDTSWIAWFCSLRGNEFFCEVDDDYIQDDFNLCGLSSQVPYYDYALDLILDVDSSHEEQNELIESAAEMLYGLIHARYILTGRGMAAMLDKYKNYDFGRCPRVYCSGQPCLPVGQSDIPRSSTVKIYCPRCEDIYYPRSKYQGNIDGAYFGTTFPNLFLMTYGHLKPQKPSQSYVPRVFGFKVHKP
- the LOC112747841 gene encoding putative casein kinase II subunit beta-4 isoform X1, translated to MYGNRVADGAGVDRRKRINDVLDKHLHRSSPSTSTSASTRPIKAQIQAQIQANNSDATLEESETDTGGSDVSASDDGEDTSWIAWFCSLRGNEFFCEVDDDYIQDDFNLCGLSSQVPYYDYALDLILDVDSSHGDIFTEEQNELIESAAEMLYGLIHARYILTGRGMAAMLDKYKNYDFGRCPRVYCSGQPCLPVGQSDIPRSSTVKIYCPRCEDIYYPRSKYQGNIDGAYFGTTFPNLFLMTYGHLKPQKPSQSYVPRVFGFKVHKP
- the LOC112747841 gene encoding putative casein kinase II subunit beta-4 isoform X6; protein product: MYGNRVADGAGVDRRKRINDVLDKHLHRSSPSTSTSASTRPIKAQIQAQIQANNSDATLEESETDTGGSDVSASDDGEDTSWIAWFCSLRGNEFFCEVDDDYIQDDFNLCGLSSQVPYYDYALDLILDVDSSHEEQNELIESAAEMLYGLIHARYILTGRGMAAMLDKYKNYDFGRCPRVYCSGQPCLPVGQSDIPRSSTVKIYCPRCEDIYYPRSKYQVP
- the LOC112747841 gene encoding putative casein kinase II subunit beta-4 isoform X2, whose translation is MYGNRVADGAGVDRRKRINDVLDKHLHRSSPSTSTSASTRPIKAQIQAQIQANNSDATLEESETDTGGSDVSASDDGEDTSWIAWFCSLRGNEFFCEVDDDYIQDDFNLCGLSSQVPYYDYALDLILDVDSSHGDIFTEEQNELIESAAEMLYGLIHARYILTGRGMAAMLDKYKNYDFGRCPRVYCSGQPCLPVGQSDIPRSSTVKIYCPRCEDIYYPRSKYQDIDGAYFGTTFPNLFLMTYGHLKPQKPSQSYVPRVFGFKVHKP
- the LOC112747841 gene encoding putative casein kinase II subunit beta-4 isoform X5; the encoded protein is MYGNRVADGAGVDRRKRINDVLDKHLHRSSPSTSTSASTRPIKAQIQAQIQANNSDATLEESETDTGGSDVSASDDGEDTSWIAWFCSLRGNEFFCEVDDDYIQDDFNLCGLSSQVPYYDYALDLILDVDSSHGDIFTEEQNELIESAAEMLYGLIHARYILTGRGMAAMLDKYKNYDFGRCPRVYCSGQPCLPVGQSDIPRSSTVKIYCPRCEDIYYPRSKYQVP
- the LOC112747841 gene encoding putative casein kinase II subunit beta-4 isoform X4, with product MYGNRVADGAGVDRRKRINDVLDKHLHRSSPSTSTSASTRPIKAQIQAQIQANNSDATLEESETDTGGSDVSASDDGEDTSWIAWFCSLRGNEFFCEVDDDYIQDDFNLCGLSSQVPYYDYALDLILDVDSSHEEQNELIESAAEMLYGLIHARYILTGRGMAAMLDKYKNYDFGRCPRVYCSGQPCLPVGQSDIPRSSTVKIYCPRCEDIYYPRSKYQDIDGAYFGTTFPNLFLMTYGHLKPQKPSQSYVPRVFGFKVHKP